A region from the Mustela erminea isolate mMusErm1 chromosome 10, mMusErm1.Pri, whole genome shotgun sequence genome encodes:
- the CD2 gene encoding T-cell surface antigen CD2, whose translation MSLASQVFTSSLLIFIVSTKGAAHEHKVVWGTLGLDFELNISNFQMNDSIDDIRWESGKTRIAQLKGGKSKEASGKYKISTNGALRIKQLKTEDHDTYKVTIYDKIGKNILTETFQLIIQEAVSQPVMFWTCTNKSLTCEIRSGTGPELILHLDNRLVVNAMAKTVSRKIAMNWWMTNQSMLFNCTAKNNVSEQSRTMTINCSAKVLDIYLIIGICGGGLIFFVFVILLIFYINKRRKQNDKRHDEELEVRTCKVTSKERRQKPRQVSGAAPQNPAVCQPPPPPSHRPQAPCPRPPPPSHRVHHHPQKKAPPASATQVHQQKGPPLPRPRVQPKPPHGATENS comes from the exons ATGAGCCTCGCCTCTCAAGTCTTCACCAGCTCCCTTCTGATTTTCATCGTTTCTACCAAAG GTGCAGCCCATGAACACAAGGTTGTCTGGGGTACCCTGGGTCTTGACTTCGAACTGaacatttctaattttcaaatgaatgatAGTATAGATGATATACGATGGGAAAGCGGAAAAACCAGGATTGCACAACTCAAAGGGGGCAAGTCTAAAGAGGcatctggaaaatataaaatatcaacaaaCGGAGCTCTGAGAATTAAACAGCTAAAGACAGAGGACCATGATACCTACAAGGTGACTATATATGATAAAATTGGAAAGAATATCTTGACCGAAACATTTCAATTGATAATTCAAG aggCGGTTTCACAACCTGTGATGTTCTGGACTTGTACCAATAAGAGCCTGACCTGTGAGATAAGAAGTGGCACTGGCCCCGAATTAATCCTGCATCTAGATAATAGACTAGTAGTTAATGCTATGGCCAAAACTGTTTCTCGAAAGATTGCCATGAACTGGTGGATGACCAACCAGAGTATGTTATTCAACTGCACAGCCAAGAACAACGTCAGTGAGCAAAGCAGAACGATGACCATCAATTGTTCAG CAAAGGTTCTGGACATCTATCTCATCATTGGCATCTGTGGAGGAGGTCTCATCTTCTTCGTCTTTGTGATACTACTCATTTTCTACATCaacaagaggagaaaacagaatgaTAAGAGACATG ATGAAGAGCTGGAGGTAAGAACATGCAAAGTAACCTCCAAGGAAAGACGCCAGAAGCCCCGCCAGGTTTCAGGAGCAGCTCCTCAAAACCCAGCTGTGTGCCAGCCTCCTCCACCACCTAGTCATCGGCCCCAGGCCCCTTGTCCTCGGCCCCCACCTCCGAGCCACCGTGTCCACCACCACCCGCAGAAGAAGGCTCCTCCTGCGTCGGCCACACAAGTTCACCAGCAGAAaggtcctcccctccccaggcctcgAGTTCAACCAAAACCTCCCCACGGGGCCACTGAAAACTCATAA